The Bubalus bubalis isolate 160015118507 breed Murrah chromosome 1, NDDB_SH_1, whole genome shotgun sequence genome includes a region encoding these proteins:
- the LOC102396795 gene encoding keratin-associated protein 10-12-like, whose amino-acid sequence MASSALSVCSSDLSYSSRVCLPGSCDSRTGSSWQVDDCPESCCEPPCCAPSCCAPAPRLTLLCAPVSCESRPCCQPACSSSCPALCCQQSSCQPSCCTSSPCQQACCESVCCKPVCCTSVCCTPVCCRLVCCKASPCSTSSCCQQSSCQPSCCTSSPCQQACCEPVYCTPVCCTPVCCRPVCCEASPCSAPSSCCRPSCSSGSLLCRPVCRPTCCVPTSSCQSSCCRPASSVSLLCRPVCRPACCVPTSSCQPSCCRPASSVSLLCRPACSRPVCCVPASAPEPCC is encoded by the coding sequence ATGGCTTCCTCTGCCCTGTCTGTCTGCTCCAGCGACCTGAGCTACAGCAGCCGGGTCTGCCTGCCCGGGTCCTGTGACTCCCGCACCGGCTCCTCCTGGCAGGTGGACGACTGTCCAGAGAGCTGCTGCGAGCCCCCCTGCTGTGCCCCCAGCTGCTGCGCCCCGGCCCCCCGCCTGACCCTCCTCTGCGCCCCAGTGAGCTGCGAGTCCCGCCCCTGCTGCCAGCCAGCCTGCAGCAGCTCTTGCCCAGCCTTGTGCTGCCAGCAGTCTAGCTGCCAGCCCTCCTGCTGCACCTCCTCCCCTTGCCAGCAGGCCTGCTGTGAGTCCGTCTGCTGCAAGCCTGTCTGTTGCACATCTGTCTGCTGTACACCTGTCTGCTGCAGGCTTGTCTGTTGTAAGGCCTCCCCCTGCTCAACCTCCTCATGTTGCCAGCAGTCTAGCTGCCAGCCCTCCTGCTGCACCTCCTCCCCCTGCCAGCAGGCCTGCTGTGAGCCCGTCTACTGCACCCCTGTCTGCTGCACCCCTGTCTGCTGCAGGCCAGTGTGCTGTGAGGCCTCCCCCTGCTCAGCCCCCTCATCCTGCTGCAGACCCTCCTGCTCCTCTGGGTCCCTCCTCTGCCGTCCTGTGTGCCGCCCCACCTGCTGTGTGCCCACCTCCTCCTGCCAGTCCAGCTGCTGCCGCCCAGCCTCCTCCGTGTCCCTCCTCTGCCGCCCCGTGTGCCGCcctgcctgctgtgtgcccaCCTCCTCCTGCCAGCCCAGCTGCTGCCGCCCGGCCTCCTCCGTGTCCCTGCTCTGCCGGCCCGCATGCTCCCGCCCAGTCTGCTGCGTCCCTGCCTCGGCCCCGGAGCCCTGCTGCTGA